A region from the Candidatus Poribacteria bacterium genome encodes:
- a CDS encoding trypsin-like peptidase domain-containing protein has product MKWIHTCLLLCFAFGVILSCAIAPQEQVPETRFLRADLGEQKNIRLHALYKVPRRIPLGPSIPLGVAEGLDAEKVRKSIVQVIDSEGPQGSGFFVAPNKIATAIHVVTRADLDTLRVRSGDTDYAIQGVIAYDAQNDLVVLKVSGEGVPLALGNSEAVRRGDTVFSVGYSLDRYNVVKNSVDSLQGSGTCIEVTPHIVPGSSGGPMLNTEGEVIGMNVGGSGFSGYAIVSNALKILLVGSGTPESVGQWEQRGSVRAYVVLGEAHKAFSAGDYANAIATFNKGIALNPTYSRTYVGIVPTYYNRGYAKTYLGHTDFSSGNMAAARRSYEQAIEDLDKALTHNPANIAVYANRGYAKMYLGHTDFSSGNMAAARRSYVQATEDLDKALTHNQTYPPIYTNRGVTKVCLGLSHASQGRAATALGYYSGAIEDFNKALSLAPADAYTYGYTYGARGYARICLGYLESGRGNTGAAETLYKAAITDVNSALRLNTENPYYYHTRGVAKATLNDYSGAVNDFNKTLSLKSDFARAYYNRALAKAGLGQLNAAKVDFEKARKLGLDVDQ; this is encoded by the coding sequence ATGAAATGGATACATACATGTTTACTGCTTTGCTTTGCTTTTGGAGTTATTCTTTCCTGTGCGATAGCCCCTCAGGAACAAGTTCCCGAAACCCGCTTTCTCCGTGCTGACCTGGGAGAGCAAAAAAATATCAGGCTACACGCACTCTACAAGGTGCCGCGCCGCATTCCGTTAGGGCCGAGTATTCCTCTGGGTGTCGCCGAAGGTTTGGACGCGGAAAAAGTCAGAAAGTCTATTGTGCAAGTGATTGACAGTGAGGGGCCTCAAGGTAGCGGCTTTTTCGTGGCACCTAACAAGATTGCCACGGCCATTCACGTTGTTACCAGGGCTGATCTTGATACCTTACGCGTGAGAAGCGGAGACACAGATTATGCGATTCAAGGGGTTATCGCTTATGATGCCCAAAACGACCTCGTTGTCCTTAAGGTATCTGGTGAGGGAGTGCCGCTCGCCCTCGGCAACAGTGAGGCAGTGAGAAGAGGCGATACTGTTTTTTCTGTGGGATATTCCTTGGATAGATACAATGTTGTGAAGAATAGTGTGGATTCTTTACAGGGGAGCGGCACATGCATTGAGGTGACACCCCATATCGTTCCGGGCAGCAGCGGTGGACCCATGTTGAATACTGAGGGTGAGGTCATCGGAATGAATGTCGGTGGTTCTGGTTTTTCGGGTTATGCGATTGTATCAAACGCCCTGAAAATATTACTCGTCGGGTCAGGAACACCGGAATCTGTCGGCCAGTGGGAACAGAGGGGCTCTGTGCGTGCCTATGTTGTCCTTGGTGAAGCACACAAGGCATTCTCTGCAGGAGACTATGCCAACGCAATAGCAACATTCAATAAAGGCATAGCGTTAAACCCTACGTATAGTCGGACGTACGTTGGGATAGTCCCGACATACTACAATCGCGGGTATGCGAAGACGTACCTTGGGCATACGGATTTTTCCAGTGGGAACATGGCGGCAGCGCGTCGCTCTTATGAGCAAGCCATAGAAGACCTTGATAAAGCTCTCACCCACAACCCTGCGAATATTGCTGTGTATGCCAATCGCGGGTATGCGAAGATGTACCTTGGGCATACGGATTTTTCCAGTGGGAACATGGCGGCAGCGCGTCGCTCCTATGTGCAAGCCACAGAAGACCTTGATAAAGCTCTCACCCACAACCAAACGTATCCGCCTATATACACGAATCGCGGGGTAACAAAAGTCTGCTTAGGTCTCTCTCACGCCAGCCAAGGGCGTGCAGCGACAGCACTCGGATACTATTCTGGCGCGATTGAGGACTTTAATAAAGCTCTCAGCCTCGCTCCAGCAGATGCCTATACCTACGGGTATACCTACGGGGCTCGTGGATATGCCAGAATATGCTTAGGCTATCTTGAATCGGGTAGAGGAAACACAGGCGCAGCCGAAACCTTATACAAAGCAGCGATAACCGATGTTAATTCAGCACTTCGATTAAATACGGAGAATCCTTACTATTATCATACGCGCGGCGTTGCGAAAGCAACTCTTAATGATTACAGCGGAGCAGTTAACGATTTCAATAAGACTCTCAGTCTCAAATCGGATTTCGCCAGAGCCTATTATAATCGAGCACTTGCGAAGGCTGGACTTGGACAACTGAATGCAGCGAAGGTAGATTTTGAAAAAGCGAGGAAACTCGGTTTGGATGTGGATCAATAA